The Halorussus salinus genome contains a region encoding:
- a CDS encoding DUF5305 domain-containing protein, whose amino-acid sequence MTDTSLRIRAFLDRRFELVAALFILLVLVGGWATYTTHIAPGTTTEERIRSSWESTGTFAHNATVVRDTQVYSKGTVLENRQTYFTAISPVLRGAHRFSYGASEDGSLNVAANATLVIRSVSEQDDGNVTHWRSSRPLASENTTDVGPDETVEVPFTIDVPQVGNRSAEIQNDLGGSAGQIEQFVSVTVHVQGRVNGQRVEQTERYQLPLKLASGVYQIPWDSPVTNERRNVEAVSVPREYGPVREGGGPLALILGTGYLVILVFSHRRNYFSLSDAEREWLAYDDDRTDFDEWITSISIPDEALNNPRAEATSLQDLVDYAIDTDNAVIEDADRKAYFVFHDGIQYVYERPEPVTDSDNVDTELDTWPLIDKAKEHVPTGDVASEDSTEK is encoded by the coding sequence GTGACCGACACATCGCTGCGGATTCGAGCATTCCTTGACCGGCGATTCGAACTCGTGGCTGCCCTATTCATACTTCTCGTCCTCGTCGGTGGATGGGCTACATACACGACACATATCGCGCCGGGAACCACAACTGAAGAGCGAATCCGTTCGTCGTGGGAATCGACCGGGACGTTCGCCCACAACGCGACCGTCGTCCGGGACACGCAAGTCTACTCCAAAGGAACCGTGCTTGAGAACAGACAGACCTATTTCACGGCGATAAGCCCGGTACTGCGTGGCGCGCATCGATTCTCGTACGGGGCAAGCGAGGACGGATCACTGAATGTGGCCGCTAACGCGACGCTCGTCATTAGAAGCGTGAGCGAGCAGGACGACGGGAATGTCACCCATTGGCGGTCCTCGCGACCGCTCGCAAGCGAGAACACCACGGACGTCGGCCCCGACGAAACTGTAGAAGTCCCGTTCACCATCGATGTTCCGCAGGTGGGCAACCGAAGTGCCGAAATTCAAAACGATTTGGGCGGGTCCGCCGGACAAATCGAGCAGTTCGTTAGCGTCACTGTCCACGTTCAGGGCCGCGTAAACGGCCAGCGAGTCGAACAAACCGAACGGTATCAGCTCCCATTGAAGCTCGCATCGGGCGTCTACCAGATTCCATGGGACAGCCCCGTAACCAATGAACGCCGGAATGTAGAAGCTGTATCAGTCCCCCGAGAGTACGGACCAGTTCGTGAGGGTGGTGGACCATTGGCGCTGATACTCGGAACCGGCTATCTCGTCATACTAGTTTTCTCACACCGCCGAAATTACTTCTCACTCTCGGATGCTGAGCGGGAGTGGCTCGCGTACGACGACGATAGAACCGACTTTGACGAGTGGATTACCTCCATCAGCATCCCCGACGAGGCGCTCAATAATCCCCGCGCAGAGGCAACAAGCCTCCAAGACTTAGTTGACTACGCCATTGACACCGACAATGCAGTGATCGAAGACGCCGACCGGAAGGCCTACTTCGTCTTCCACGACGGCATCCAGTACGTCTATGAACGGCCCGAACCAGTAACTGACTCGGACAACGTCGATACCGAACTCGATACCTGGCCGTTGATTGACAAAGCGAAAGAACATGTTCCAACGGGTGATGTTGCCAGCGAGGATTCGACTGAGAAGTAA